Proteins from one Pseudoalteromonas undina genomic window:
- a CDS encoding NADP-binding protein has translation MQTNKDNLVVLGAGWLGQALCIDAQKQGWQVQGTHRSDTHQFDFERQFVLQNGELQHQVDLQNAYWVCAIPPRSRDSESDYSQVLEHGLKLATELNCKGFLLCSSTGVYDQEPGVYSESSDISGTNERQIKLYDAEEQVLEQQGKVLRLAGLLGPNREPGRFVAGKELNTSSQQVVNMVHQQDVINAIYAVLNNWSQGQSIYNVVNPAHPSKADYYAQKCELYGTQMPSFSSDEVAERKVIGSAIEALGFSYQYGI, from the coding sequence GTGCAAACCAACAAAGATAACTTAGTAGTCCTTGGTGCTGGTTGGCTTGGCCAAGCCTTATGTATTGATGCACAAAAACAAGGTTGGCAAGTGCAAGGAACTCATCGTAGTGACACCCATCAATTTGATTTTGAGCGTCAGTTTGTTTTACAAAACGGCGAGCTGCAGCACCAAGTGGATTTACAAAACGCGTACTGGGTGTGTGCTATACCTCCGCGCAGTCGTGACAGCGAAAGTGATTATTCGCAAGTGCTGGAGCATGGGTTAAAGCTGGCAACTGAACTTAATTGCAAAGGTTTTTTATTGTGCTCATCGACTGGGGTGTATGATCAAGAGCCTGGAGTTTATAGTGAAAGTAGCGATATATCTGGCACTAACGAGCGACAAATAAAGCTTTATGATGCTGAAGAGCAAGTACTTGAGCAGCAAGGTAAAGTTCTAAGATTAGCCGGATTGTTGGGGCCAAACAGAGAGCCGGGTCGTTTTGTGGCAGGTAAAGAGCTCAACACCTCTAGTCAGCAAGTGGTGAACATGGTGCATCAACAAGATGTGATCAATGCCATTTATGCGGTACTTAACAATTGGTCACAAGGGCAAAGCATTTATAATGTAGTTAACCCTGCGCACCCGAGCAAAGCAGATTATTATGCACAAAAGTGTGAGCTGTATGGCACACAAATGCCAAGCTTTAGTAGTGATGAAGTCGCTGAGCGCAAAGTTATTGGCTCAGCGATAGAAGCGCTGGGTTTTAGTTATCAGTATGGTATTTAA
- the hutH gene encoding histidine ammonia-lyase, giving the protein MISYTLTPGQLELHTLRKINQSAVDLTLATEAATQIAASAQTVQDVINEQRTVYGINTGFGLLANTKIANDELELLQRSIVLSHAAGIGELMDDSTVRLMITLKVNSLSRGYSGIRLAVIEFFIQLLKNEVYPCVPKKGSVGASGDLAPLAHMCLPLLGEGKMRYQGELISAEQGLKIAGLEPLTLAAKEGLALLNGTQASTAFALQGLFRAEDLYAQSCVIGSISIEAAMGSRAPFDARIHEVRGQKGQIDTAHVFRELLSTHSQISDSHINCEKVQDPYCLRCQPQVLGACLTQIRQAAEVLLCESNGVTDNPLVFADVGDIISGGNFHAEPVAMAADNLAIAIAEIGALAERRIALLIDSNLSKLPPFLVENGGVNSGFMIAQVTAAALASENKSLAHPASVDSLPTSANQEDHVSMATFAARRLVDMANNTQGVLAVEWLSASQGLEFRKPLHACEQVEHAKALLRQHVSYYDKDRYFAPDIEAANRLLSEGKLCDFIKNSPLPSC; this is encoded by the coding sequence ATGATTTCATACACACTTACACCGGGTCAGCTTGAATTACATACCTTAAGAAAAATTAATCAATCGGCCGTAGATTTAACTTTGGCAACTGAGGCCGCTACACAAATAGCAGCCAGTGCCCAGACCGTTCAAGACGTAATAAACGAGCAGCGTACTGTATATGGTATTAATACCGGCTTTGGTTTATTAGCCAATACAAAAATAGCGAATGATGAGCTAGAACTATTACAACGCAGTATTGTGCTTTCACACGCTGCGGGCATTGGCGAATTAATGGATGACAGCACGGTCAGATTAATGATCACCCTAAAAGTAAATTCTTTATCACGGGGTTATTCTGGTATTCGTCTAGCAGTCATTGAGTTTTTTATACAGCTACTTAAAAATGAAGTCTACCCATGCGTGCCTAAAAAAGGCTCAGTGGGCGCATCGGGCGATTTAGCCCCCCTTGCTCATATGTGCCTGCCTTTATTAGGTGAAGGGAAAATGCGCTATCAAGGAGAGCTAATAAGCGCAGAACAGGGGTTAAAAATTGCAGGGCTAGAGCCACTGACATTAGCTGCTAAAGAAGGCTTAGCACTATTAAATGGCACACAGGCCTCTACTGCATTCGCACTGCAGGGCTTATTTAGAGCAGAAGATTTGTACGCACAAAGCTGTGTTATTGGCTCTATAAGTATTGAGGCCGCCATGGGCAGTCGCGCACCGTTTGATGCTCGTATTCATGAGGTTCGTGGTCAAAAAGGGCAAATTGATACCGCGCACGTATTTAGAGAGCTATTAAGCACCCACTCACAAATTAGTGACTCACATATTAATTGTGAAAAAGTACAAGACCCTTATTGCCTGCGCTGCCAACCGCAAGTACTTGGTGCGTGTTTAACCCAAATACGCCAAGCCGCCGAAGTATTACTGTGTGAATCAAACGGGGTAACCGATAACCCACTCGTTTTTGCCGATGTGGGGGATATTATTTCAGGTGGAAACTTTCATGCTGAGCCCGTTGCTATGGCCGCTGATAACCTTGCAATTGCCATTGCCGAAATTGGCGCCTTAGCTGAGCGACGTATTGCCCTACTGATTGACTCTAATTTATCAAAATTGCCGCCATTTTTAGTTGAAAACGGTGGGGTAAATTCAGGGTTTATGATAGCTCAAGTAACCGCAGCTGCGCTCGCCTCTGAGAACAAGTCACTAGCACACCCAGCTTCGGTAGACAGCTTACCGACCTCAGCTAATCAAGAAGACCATGTCTCTATGGCAACTTTTGCTGCTAGGCGCTTAGTTGATATGGCTAATAATACGCAAGGCGTGTTAGCCGTTGAGTGGCTAAGTGCTTCTCAAGGGCTAGAGTTTAGAAAGCCGCTACATGCGTGTGAACAGGTGGAGCATGCTAAGGCGCTGCTACGCCAACATGTTAGCTATTACGACAAAGACCGCTACTTTGCCCCCGATATTGAAGCGGCCAACAGACTACTAAGTGAAGGTAAGTTGTGCGACTTTATAAAAAATTCGCCCTTACCTTCTTGTTAA
- the hutU gene encoding urocanate hydratase, whose amino-acid sequence MDHRLDTQRTIRAQHGNQISTKSWQTEAAKRMLMNNLDPDVAEHPQALVVYGGIGRAARDWPSYDKIIETLERLDDDETLLVQSGKPVGVFKTHSNAPRVLIANSNLVPHWANWEHFNELDKKGLMMYGQMTAGSWIYIGSQGIVQGTYETFVAMAKQHFSGDAKGKWVLTGGLGGMGGAQPLAATMAGFSALVVECDESRIDFRIKTGYVDVKATDLEHALKLITDACVKGEALSVGLLGNAADVFSTLVKSGITPDIVTDQTSAHDPLNGYLPQGWSMEHAAKMRIDNPQAVVKAAKQSMAVQVTAMLALQDAGAATTDYGNNIRQMALEEGVANAFDFPGFVPAYIRPLFCEGIGPFRWVALSGDPEDIYKTDAKVKELIPDDKHLHNWLDMAHERIQFQGLPARICWVGLKDRARLAVAFNEMVKNGELKAPVVIGRDHLDSGSVASPNRETESMQDGSDAVSDWPLLNALLNTAGGATWVSLHHGGGVGMGFSQHSGVVIVADGTDEAEQRLARVLWNDPATGVMRHADAGYDIAKNCAQQQNLDLPMLNKDKS is encoded by the coding sequence ATGGATCATCGACTGGACACACAACGCACAATTCGCGCACAGCATGGTAATCAAATATCTACAAAAAGCTGGCAAACCGAAGCAGCTAAACGCATGCTAATGAATAATTTAGACCCTGATGTTGCCGAGCACCCTCAAGCTTTGGTGGTGTATGGCGGGATTGGCCGTGCTGCCCGTGACTGGCCAAGCTACGACAAAATAATTGAGACGCTTGAGCGCCTTGACGATGACGAAACCCTATTAGTGCAATCAGGTAAACCGGTGGGGGTATTTAAAACTCATAGCAACGCACCGCGGGTACTAATTGCAAATTCTAACCTTGTTCCGCATTGGGCTAACTGGGAACATTTTAACGAGTTAGATAAAAAAGGCTTGATGATGTACGGCCAAATGACCGCTGGCTCTTGGATTTATATTGGCTCTCAAGGCATAGTGCAAGGCACTTACGAAACCTTTGTAGCTATGGCAAAACAACACTTTTCAGGCGATGCCAAAGGTAAGTGGGTGTTAACAGGTGGCCTGGGAGGAATGGGCGGTGCACAACCATTAGCTGCAACCATGGCAGGCTTTAGTGCCTTAGTGGTGGAATGTGATGAAAGCCGTATCGATTTTCGAATAAAAACAGGGTACGTCGACGTAAAAGCCACAGATCTTGAGCATGCATTAAAATTAATAACCGATGCCTGTGTCAAAGGTGAAGCGCTTTCTGTGGGTTTACTTGGTAACGCGGCTGATGTTTTTAGTACCTTAGTAAAAAGTGGTATTACTCCCGATATAGTCACCGATCAAACCTCAGCCCATGATCCGCTTAACGGCTACCTACCACAAGGTTGGAGTATGGAGCATGCAGCAAAAATGCGAATCGATAATCCACAAGCAGTGGTGAAAGCAGCCAAACAATCAATGGCAGTTCAAGTAACAGCGATGTTGGCACTACAAGATGCAGGCGCAGCAACTACCGACTATGGCAACAATATTCGTCAAATGGCGCTCGAAGAAGGCGTAGCAAATGCATTTGATTTCCCTGGGTTTGTACCTGCTTATATTCGTCCATTATTTTGTGAAGGCATTGGCCCATTTAGATGGGTAGCACTCTCAGGCGATCCCGAAGATATTTACAAAACAGACGCAAAAGTAAAAGAACTAATTCCTGATGATAAGCATTTGCATAACTGGCTTGATATGGCGCATGAGCGAATTCAATTTCAAGGATTGCCTGCACGTATTTGTTGGGTTGGCTTAAAAGACCGAGCGCGTCTAGCGGTTGCCTTTAATGAAATGGTTAAAAACGGTGAGCTTAAAGCACCGGTAGTTATTGGCCGCGATCATCTTGACTCAGGCTCAGTAGCTAGTCCTAATCGTGAAACAGAGAGCATGCAAGATGGCTCCGATGCAGTCTCTGATTGGCCTTTATTAAATGCCCTGCTCAATACCGCAGGCGGTGCTACTTGGGTATCGCTTCATCATGGCGGTGGTGTAGGTATGGGCTTTAGCCAGCATTCAGGTGTGGTTATTGTTGCCGATGGTACCGATGAAGCAGAGCAACGCCTTGCAAGAGTGCTTTGGAATGATCCTGCTACCGGTGTGATGCGCCATGCCGATGCCGGTTATGACATTGCAAAAAATTGTGCACAACAACAAAACCTAGACCTACCTATGCTTAACAAGGATAAGTCATGA
- the hutC gene encoding histidine utilization repressor yields the protein MPAPKFTQIKQFIVDKIRSGLWLENQRVPSENELAKQFTVSRMTARRALSELTDAGILTRSQGLGTFVASFKSQSSLLEIKNIANEVKERNGNYSCTVQVLESINAVAPIAIALGVEVDSVVYRSVIIHNENDSPLQVEERFVNPPLAKDYLQQDFTALTPHEYLSTVAPLTQARHTVEAITPNSEMCQWLNLYNEEPCLQVIRRTWSVNGIVSFARLISPGSKYRLGGQLTFKNNNKAHNT from the coding sequence ATGCCAGCACCTAAGTTTACGCAAATAAAACAATTTATTGTGGACAAAATACGCAGTGGGCTTTGGCTTGAAAACCAACGTGTCCCTTCAGAAAATGAACTAGCAAAACAATTTACAGTAAGCAGAATGACCGCACGTCGGGCACTTAGCGAACTCACTGATGCGGGCATTTTAACCCGTAGCCAAGGCCTAGGAACGTTTGTAGCAAGCTTCAAGTCTCAGTCGTCATTACTTGAAATAAAAAACATCGCCAATGAAGTAAAAGAGCGAAACGGAAACTACAGCTGCACAGTGCAAGTATTAGAATCGATTAATGCCGTCGCGCCAATTGCAATTGCTTTGGGTGTAGAGGTAGATAGCGTGGTGTATCGCAGTGTCATTATTCATAATGAAAACGACAGTCCCTTGCAAGTAGAGGAGCGCTTTGTAAATCCACCCCTTGCAAAAGATTATTTACAACAAGATTTTACCGCACTTACCCCGCACGAATATCTCTCAACAGTTGCCCCTTTAACGCAAGCGAGGCATACGGTAGAGGCTATTACGCCAAACAGTGAAATGTGCCAATGGCTTAATTTATATAATGAAGAGCCCTGTTTACAAGTAATACGCCGCACATGGTCGGTAAACGGAATTGTTAGTTTTGCACGGCTTATATCGCCGGGCAGTAAGTATCGCTTGGGCGGACAATTAACATTTAAAAATAATAATAAAGCGCATAACACTTAA
- the hutI gene encoding imidazolonepropionase: MQATESTEQLNDIDLLLTDANIATMDSNIDAPYGAIENAALAIKNGKIAWLGKQTELPDFDVLATPVVSIKGQWLTPGLVDCHTHLVFAGSRAQEFEQRLQGVSYQQIAAQGGGIASTVKATREADHEQLFVAAKDRLNALLAEGVTTVEIKSGYGLDIENEKKILEVARLLNQHHPIEVINTFLGAHALPLEFKNRSDDYINLVCNEMLNTLVEHDLVDAVDVFCEDIGFSYAQTQRVFDAAKKLGLAIKCHAEQLSNQQGAALVAQYNGLSADHLEYLDEAGVKAMANAGTVAVLLPGAFYFLKETKYPPIELLNKYKVPIAIASDFNPGTSPLCSLQLMMNMACTLFNFTPEQALMGVTAHGAQALGFTDRGVLKVGARADIAHWQIEHPAQLSYQFGVNKLLNLWILGKLS, from the coding sequence ATGCAAGCTACAGAATCCACAGAACAGTTAAATGATATCGATTTATTACTCACCGATGCCAATATTGCCACTATGGATAGCAACATTGATGCGCCTTATGGAGCGATAGAAAATGCGGCTTTAGCAATTAAAAATGGCAAAATAGCATGGTTAGGTAAGCAAACTGAGTTGCCTGACTTTGATGTATTAGCCACTCCGGTAGTAAGTATCAAAGGACAGTGGTTAACTCCGGGTTTAGTGGATTGCCATACTCACTTAGTGTTTGCCGGTTCTCGTGCACAGGAGTTTGAGCAGCGTTTACAGGGGGTAAGTTATCAGCAAATTGCCGCGCAAGGGGGTGGGATTGCAAGTACAGTTAAAGCAACCCGAGAGGCTGACCACGAACAATTATTTGTAGCAGCAAAAGATCGTTTAAATGCACTGCTAGCTGAAGGTGTCACTACGGTAGAAATTAAGTCAGGGTACGGGCTTGATATAGAAAATGAGAAAAAAATATTAGAAGTCGCTAGGCTTTTAAATCAACATCATCCTATTGAAGTCATTAATACCTTTTTAGGCGCGCATGCATTGCCTTTAGAGTTTAAAAATCGCAGTGATGATTATATAAATTTAGTGTGTAATGAAATGCTCAACACACTTGTTGAACATGATTTAGTCGATGCGGTTGACGTGTTTTGTGAGGATATTGGCTTTAGTTATGCGCAAACGCAGCGAGTATTTGATGCGGCTAAAAAGCTGGGGTTAGCAATTAAGTGTCATGCTGAGCAGTTATCCAATCAACAAGGTGCTGCGCTGGTGGCGCAATATAATGGTTTGTCGGCCGATCATTTGGAATATCTTGATGAAGCCGGTGTTAAAGCTATGGCAAATGCAGGTACTGTGGCGGTATTACTGCCCGGTGCTTTTTATTTTTTAAAAGAAACGAAATACCCTCCGATTGAACTGTTAAATAAATACAAGGTTCCCATCGCAATTGCCAGTGATTTTAACCCCGGCACATCACCGTTATGTTCTTTGCAATTAATGATGAATATGGCTTGTACATTATTTAATTTTACTCCAGAGCAAGCATTAATGGGAGTCACTGCACACGGAGCTCAGGCTCTTGGTTTTACTGATAGAGGCGTATTAAAAGTAGGTGCTCGCGCTGATATAGCACATTGGCAAATTGAGCATCCAGCACAATTAAGTTATCAGTTTGGAGTAAATAAACTGTTAAATTTATGGATATTGGGTAAACTTAGCTAA
- a CDS encoding GGDEF domain-containing phosphodiesterase, producing the protein MDGTLLSYSNLAIFLSGALLMAMVAVLLTVKSNVIRLILLCTGLIGLAMVSTAIPWFVVLLALGFGFHLYQANLLKQKLPLLVSACATGLLALLFIGYLFFTLHLAWLLIPILLLSSSSFSMDNAPQIAPPLKPQTDPEVYVENSPLTSFPDKQQLRQKYNELINEDSFRAALIVLRLEGFAQVNQHIGRDFGDLLLSQSANRIKDLLNSDEVFYLDEQAKLAHLGGLNFAFICDLQSHNHLHQQLIKQIIGATLKPFNVANCTIEVKVRASYVHCEQQSSSFDELISHAYLALDSRPDKQIVAYHQQMTVEHLEQQARLTELANISFADEFELFFQPVIRNSDGQIEFLELLLRWQHPTQGTLSASRFINDIRIAGLGYSLATFVIERAGELAMALRMEGMSVPLSVNLFGPEMLNEEFVDFVYGVIGEHQLRPGDLILECPLHIFTSLDDKGRAMIARLNSLGLKVCVDGLGDNPVLLSKLPSLAVEYIKVSPALTADFSNQNNIRSLVGGMVEMHNQQQTKVIFEGVETLDQLKFVKSLKAYASQGYYFGHPLSSLGLMSWFKQWLEAQEL; encoded by the coding sequence ATGGATGGAACGTTATTGAGCTACAGTAATTTAGCTATATTTTTAAGTGGTGCGCTTTTAATGGCAATGGTTGCTGTATTGTTAACCGTTAAAAGTAACGTAATAAGACTCATCCTTTTATGCACCGGGCTGATTGGTTTAGCTATGGTTAGTACTGCCATTCCTTGGTTTGTTGTGTTATTGGCTCTGGGGTTTGGTTTTCATTTATATCAAGCGAATTTACTAAAGCAAAAACTCCCATTACTTGTTAGTGCCTGTGCAACAGGGTTACTTGCTTTATTATTTATTGGTTACCTCTTTTTTACGCTACATTTAGCTTGGTTACTTATTCCAATTTTACTGCTCAGTAGCAGTAGCTTTTCAATGGATAATGCACCTCAGATTGCTCCACCCTTAAAGCCGCAAACCGACCCTGAGGTGTATGTTGAAAACTCACCTTTAACTAGCTTCCCTGATAAACAACAGTTACGTCAAAAATATAATGAGCTTATTAATGAAGATTCATTCAGAGCTGCACTTATTGTTTTAAGATTGGAGGGCTTTGCGCAGGTTAATCAACACATTGGCCGAGATTTTGGTGATTTACTCTTGTCTCAGTCGGCAAATAGAATAAAAGACTTATTAAATAGTGATGAAGTGTTTTATCTTGACGAGCAGGCTAAGTTAGCGCATTTGGGTGGGTTAAACTTTGCATTTATTTGTGATTTACAAAGCCATAATCATTTACATCAACAGCTTATAAAGCAAATTATTGGCGCGACTTTAAAGCCATTCAATGTAGCTAATTGTACGATTGAAGTAAAAGTAAGAGCCAGTTATGTACATTGTGAGCAGCAAAGCAGTAGCTTTGATGAGTTAATCAGTCATGCTTACTTGGCACTTGATAGCCGACCTGATAAACAAATAGTGGCTTATCATCAGCAGATGACGGTTGAGCACTTAGAGCAGCAAGCGCGATTAACTGAGCTGGCGAATATCAGTTTTGCTGATGAGTTTGAACTGTTTTTTCAACCTGTGATTCGAAATAGTGATGGCCAAATCGAATTTTTAGAATTGCTATTACGTTGGCAGCATCCAACTCAAGGGACTTTGTCGGCGAGTCGATTTATCAATGATATTAGAATTGCAGGGCTTGGTTACTCACTCGCTACCTTTGTTATTGAACGTGCTGGAGAGCTTGCCATGGCACTTCGTATGGAAGGAATGTCGGTACCTTTAAGTGTTAATTTATTTGGTCCGGAAATGCTCAACGAAGAGTTTGTGGATTTTGTTTATGGGGTTATTGGTGAGCATCAACTCAGGCCTGGTGATTTAATTTTAGAATGTCCGCTACATATTTTTACTAGCTTAGATGATAAAGGCAGAGCCATGATTGCAAGGCTTAATAGTTTAGGTTTAAAAGTGTGTGTTGATGGTTTAGGTGACAACCCTGTATTACTTTCTAAGTTACCTAGTTTAGCGGTGGAATATATTAAAGTATCGCCTGCATTAACTGCAGACTTTAGTAATCAAAATAATATACGTAGTTTAGTAGGTGGCATGGTTGAAATGCATAACCAGCAACAGACGAAAGTTATTTTTGAAGGTGTTGAAACACTCGATCAACTAAAGTTTGTAAAAAGTCTAAAAGCCTATGCTTCACAGGGATACTATTTTGGACACCCATTGAGCAGTTTAGGATTAATGAGTTGGTTTAAGCAATGGTTAGAAGCACAAGAACTTTAA
- a CDS encoding formimidoylglutamase, giving the protein MTVQLKIYNESTVKEICSDRAGELKAWQSMALLDARDNIQQALADAVQFGMRFVLLGICEDIGPRANLGKGGAQYAWPAFLQQFLNQPHNNAIAMQKVLLLGEVNLDDLMQQAQPLDNHNPNDLAQLRKLCAEVDERVEAILDMVFKAGLEPIIIGGGHNNCLGIIRSLAKHSHSAINAINLDPHADFRECEGRHSGNGFRYAYQEQLLKNYHVIGLHELKNNQPIFDAMQSANFSYTSYQTINVKREINLTEATTHALQRFDNAPLGIEVDLDSLTNMPASAFNYCGFDVSDGEHYVYLAANDPRSAYLHLCEAAPSQHSHSITAGKLQCGQVISALVNTYLQTKLSI; this is encoded by the coding sequence GTGACTGTTCAGCTTAAAATATATAACGAAAGCACGGTAAAGGAAATTTGCTCTGACCGTGCTGGAGAGCTAAAAGCATGGCAGTCGATGGCATTACTCGATGCCCGCGACAATATCCAACAAGCGCTTGCTGATGCCGTACAATTTGGTATGCGCTTTGTCTTACTCGGCATATGTGAAGACATTGGACCGAGAGCCAACCTAGGAAAAGGCGGTGCACAGTATGCTTGGCCTGCTTTTTTACAACAGTTTTTAAACCAACCTCACAATAATGCCATCGCTATGCAAAAAGTGTTACTGCTTGGCGAAGTCAACCTCGACGATTTAATGCAACAAGCCCAACCGCTTGATAATCATAATCCAAACGACTTAGCCCAATTGCGTAAGCTGTGCGCTGAAGTAGATGAGCGAGTTGAAGCAATTTTAGACATGGTTTTTAAAGCGGGCCTTGAACCTATTATTATTGGCGGCGGACACAATAACTGTTTGGGTATTATTCGCTCGCTTGCCAAACATAGCCATAGCGCAATTAACGCGATTAATTTAGATCCTCATGCCGACTTTCGTGAGTGTGAAGGTAGGCACAGTGGTAATGGGTTTCGCTACGCTTACCAAGAGCAGCTGCTCAAGAATTACCATGTTATTGGCTTACATGAGCTAAAAAACAATCAGCCTATTTTTGATGCTATGCAGAGCGCTAACTTTAGCTACACAAGCTATCAAACAATTAATGTGAAGCGAGAAATAAACTTAACAGAAGCAACCACCCATGCACTCCAAAGGTTTGATAACGCACCGCTAGGGATAGAAGTTGATTTAGATAGCTTAACCAATATGCCTGCAAGTGCCTTTAATTACTGTGGTTTTGATGTCAGCGATGGTGAGCATTATGTTTACTTAGCTGCAAATGATCCGCGCAGTGCTTATTTACACTTATGCGAAGCAGCACCTTCACAACACTCTCATTCTATAACTGCAGGTAAATTACAGTGTGGCCAAGTGATCAGTGCTTTAGTTAATACCTATTTACAAACAAAACTAAGCATTTAA
- the rraA gene encoding ribonuclease E activity regulator RraA has protein sequence MDYSTSDLCDHFADVVDVLEPMFINFGGRHSFGGRIKTVKCFENNELIRQLLSQDGTDQILLIDGGGSTRRALIDIELAELALENNWQGIIVYGALRHVDELEELDLGIQAIASIPVAADSEGAGESGIGVNFAGVSFFDDDFVYADSTGIVLSAEELELEIIEL, from the coding sequence ATGGATTACAGCACTTCTGATTTATGTGACCACTTTGCTGATGTGGTTGACGTGCTTGAACCTATGTTCATCAACTTTGGTGGTCGACACAGTTTTGGTGGCCGCATTAAAACGGTAAAATGTTTTGAAAACAATGAACTGATCCGCCAATTACTTTCTCAAGATGGTACTGATCAGATTTTACTTATTGATGGCGGCGGCTCAACTCGCAGAGCATTAATCGACATTGAGCTGGCTGAGCTGGCACTAGAAAACAATTGGCAAGGCATTATCGTATATGGTGCATTACGTCACGTTGATGAGCTTGAAGAACTTGATTTAGGGATCCAAGCTATTGCATCAATTCCTGTTGCAGCAGACAGTGAAGGCGCGGGCGAAAGCGGTATAGGGGTTAATTTTGCTGGCGTATCATTTTTTGATGATGACTTTGTTTATGCCGACAGTACAGGTATTGTACTTTCTGCTGAAGAATTAGAGCTAGAAATAATAGAACTTTAG